A window from Nocardioides mesophilus encodes these proteins:
- the ggt gene encoding gamma-glutamyltransferase: protein MRHHHRRPHRRPAAALAALTALSVAGAGLAAGAVDSAVAGEKYYPTKTPTSVGYGGAVTSVDPEASKIGIEVLKAGGNAVDAAVATAAALGVTEPYSAGLGGGGFFVYYDAKTGEVHTLDGREEAPRDMPHDAFIDPATGQPYRFTPELVTSGVSVGVPGSPATWEDALEAWGSYDLAEALAPATRLADRGFIVDQTFHDQTADNAKRFEAYTTTPELFLPGGEAPAVGSVFRNPDLADTYRLLSRKGMKAFYRGRLATEIVHAVQHPPKSPDTTLPVMPGYMKVRDLKKYDAIFQDPTHSDYRGYDVYGMAPVSSGGSTVGEALNILEQFDTSTMDVGAQLHHYLWSTALAFADRGAYVGDPAYVDVPLEDLLSDTFAAERACEIDPDHATTGTLPAQDVGSYDGVCAGATARSAAAQKDTENVETTNLTVTDKWGNVVEYTLTIEQTGGSGMLVEDRGFLLNNELTDFSAVWNAEDPNRIEGGKRPRSSMSPTIVLEDGKPFLALGSPGGSTIITTVTQMLFNRIDRGMNIEAALAEPRASQRNTTSVTAEPEFIAEYAGALAPYGWVLKKSGDSFTSAAEIGAATAVEFGPDGLLTAVSEPTRRGGGSALVVSEAPVG, encoded by the coding sequence ATGAGGCACCACCATCGTCGTCCCCACCGCCGACCGGCCGCGGCCCTCGCCGCGCTGACCGCGCTGTCGGTCGCCGGAGCGGGACTCGCCGCCGGGGCGGTCGACTCCGCCGTGGCCGGCGAGAAGTACTACCCCACCAAGACCCCCACCAGCGTCGGCTACGGCGGCGCGGTCACCTCGGTCGACCCGGAGGCCTCGAAGATCGGCATCGAGGTGCTCAAGGCCGGCGGCAACGCCGTGGACGCGGCGGTCGCCACCGCCGCGGCGCTCGGCGTCACCGAGCCCTACAGCGCCGGCCTCGGCGGCGGCGGCTTCTTCGTCTACTACGACGCGAAGACCGGCGAGGTGCACACCCTCGACGGTCGCGAGGAGGCGCCGCGAGACATGCCGCACGACGCCTTCATCGACCCCGCGACCGGCCAGCCCTACCGGTTCACCCCGGAGCTGGTCACCAGCGGCGTCTCCGTCGGGGTCCCCGGGTCGCCGGCGACCTGGGAGGACGCGCTGGAGGCGTGGGGCAGCTACGACCTCGCCGAGGCGCTCGCCCCCGCGACGCGGCTGGCGGACCGCGGCTTCATCGTCGACCAGACCTTCCACGACCAGACCGCCGACAACGCGAAGCGCTTCGAGGCCTACACCACGACCCCGGAGCTGTTCCTGCCGGGCGGCGAGGCGCCGGCGGTCGGCTCGGTGTTCCGCAACCCGGACCTGGCCGACACCTACCGGCTGCTCTCCCGCAAGGGCATGAAGGCGTTCTACCGCGGCCGGCTCGCCACCGAGATCGTGCACGCGGTGCAGCACCCGCCGAAGAGCCCGGACACCACGCTGCCGGTGATGCCGGGCTACATGAAGGTCCGGGACCTGAAGAAGTACGACGCGATCTTCCAGGACCCGACGCACTCGGACTACCGCGGCTACGACGTCTACGGGATGGCGCCGGTCTCCTCCGGCGGCTCCACGGTCGGCGAGGCGCTGAACATCCTCGAGCAGTTCGACACCTCCACCATGGACGTCGGCGCGCAGCTGCACCACTACCTGTGGTCGACCGCGCTGGCCTTCGCGGACCGGGGCGCCTACGTCGGTGACCCGGCGTACGTCGACGTACCGCTCGAGGACCTGCTCTCCGACACCTTCGCCGCGGAGCGGGCCTGCGAGATCGACCCCGACCACGCGACCACGGGCACGCTGCCGGCCCAGGACGTCGGCAGCTACGACGGGGTCTGCGCGGGCGCCACCGCCCGGTCCGCCGCCGCGCAGAAGGACACCGAGAACGTCGAGACCACCAACCTCACCGTCACCGACAAGTGGGGCAACGTGGTGGAGTACACCCTCACCATCGAGCAGACCGGCGGCTCCGGGATGCTGGTGGAGGACCGCGGGTTCCTGCTGAACAACGAGCTCACCGACTTCTCCGCGGTGTGGAACGCCGAGGACCCGAACCGGATCGAGGGCGGCAAGCGGCCGCGCTCGTCGATGTCGCCGACCATCGTGCTCGAGGACGGCAAGCCGTTCCTGGCGCTCGGCTCCCCGGGCGGCTCGACGATCATCACCACGGTCACCCAGATGCTCTTCAACCGGATCGACCGGGGGATGAACATCGAGGCCGCGCTCGCCGAGCCGCGGGCCAGCCAGCGCAACACCACGTCGGTCACCGCGGAGCCGGAGTTCATCGCCGAGTACGCCGGCGCGCTCGCGCCGTACGGCTGGGTGCTGAAGAAGTCCGGCGACTCGTTCACCAGCGCCGCCGAGATCGGGGCGGCCACGGCGGTGGAGTTCGGCCCCGACGGCCTGCTCACCGCGGTCAGCGAGCCCACCCGTCGCGGCGGCGGCTCCGCGCTGGTGGTCTCCGAGGCGCCGGTCGGCTAA
- the dapF gene encoding diaminopimelate epimerase translates to MTHGFRFLKGHGTENDFVVLPDPDGSVHGDLAPGLVARLCDRHAGLGADGVLRVVRTASYDDPASVAARGRAEWFMDYRNADGSTSEMCGNGLRVFARYLVAHEGADPGQPLPIGTRTGVLVVTFQDGDPDGAVSVDMGRPQVLGETKVAVGERSWPALHVSMGNPHAVAFVDSLDDAGALLEPPGHDPADYPEGVNVEFVVRRGAGHVAMRVHERGSGETRSCGTGACAAMVASALADGADRNTPYAVDVLGGTLEVTWTDEDRVVLTGPAVIVAEGTWI, encoded by the coding sequence ATGACCCACGGCTTCCGGTTCCTCAAGGGGCACGGCACCGAGAACGACTTCGTCGTGCTCCCGGACCCGGACGGCTCCGTGCACGGCGACCTCGCCCCCGGCCTCGTGGCCCGGCTGTGCGACCGGCACGCCGGCCTCGGGGCCGACGGCGTGCTCCGGGTGGTGCGGACGGCGTCGTACGACGACCCGGCCAGCGTCGCGGCGCGCGGGCGGGCCGAGTGGTTCATGGACTACCGCAACGCCGACGGCTCCACCTCGGAGATGTGCGGCAACGGCCTCCGCGTGTTCGCGCGCTACCTCGTCGCGCACGAGGGCGCCGACCCGGGGCAGCCGCTGCCGATCGGCACCCGCACCGGGGTGCTGGTCGTGACGTTCCAGGACGGCGACCCCGACGGGGCGGTGAGCGTCGACATGGGCCGGCCGCAGGTGCTCGGCGAGACCAAGGTGGCCGTGGGGGAGCGGTCCTGGCCGGCGCTGCACGTGTCGATGGGCAACCCGCACGCGGTGGCGTTCGTCGACTCCCTCGACGACGCCGGCGCGCTGCTCGAGCCGCCCGGCCACGACCCGGCCGACTACCCCGAGGGGGTCAACGTCGAGTTCGTGGTGCGCCGGGGGGCGGGGCACGTCGCGATGCGGGTCCACGAGCGCGGCTCCGGCGAGACCCGGTCCTGCGGCACCGGCGCCTGCGCGGCGATGGTGGCGAGCGCCCTGGCCGACGGGGCCGACCGGAATACGCCGTACGCCGTGGACGTTCTGGGAGGAACACTGGAAGTGACCTGGACCGACGAGGACCGGGTAGTGCTCACCGGCCCCGCGGTGATCGTCGCCGAGGGAACCTGGATCTAA
- the hflX gene encoding GTPase HflX has product MTNAHTNDPTTPFDLDAELSDTEGWDDEDTDDGFESGYADLDGDDPEESAGDVDLAARHALRRVAGLSTELEDISEVEYRQLRLERVVLVGVWTEGSVEDAENSMAELALLAETAGSQVLDALYQRRQKPDPATFIGRGKVEGLHEIVQATGADTVICDGELAPSQLRNLEDRVKVKVVDRTALILDIFAQHAKSREGQAQVELAQLSYMKQRLRGWGGNLSRQAGGRVGSQGGGIGGRGPGETKIETDRRRINTKIAKLRNELKHMRTTRDTKRSERKRHQIPSVAIAGYTNAGKSSLLNRLTDAGVLVEDSLFATLDPTTRRTTTSDGRIYTMSDTVGFVRHLPHQLVEAFRSTLEEVADSDLILHVVDGSHPDPEGQLAAVREVFAEIGADRVPELVVINKADAADPMVLARLRQREPHSVVVSARTGEGIAAALATIESELPRPGMPFEALVPYERGDLLNRIHTAGEIEHLEHTGEGTVVRGRVHEDLAGELAPYLTAPA; this is encoded by the coding sequence ATGACGAACGCACACACGAACGACCCCACCACCCCGTTCGACCTCGACGCCGAGCTCTCCGACACCGAGGGCTGGGACGACGAGGACACCGACGACGGCTTCGAGTCCGGCTACGCCGACCTCGACGGCGACGACCCCGAGGAGAGCGCGGGCGACGTCGACCTCGCCGCGCGGCACGCGCTGCGCCGGGTCGCCGGGCTGTCCACCGAGCTCGAGGACATCAGCGAGGTCGAGTACCGCCAGCTCCGCCTGGAGCGGGTCGTGCTGGTCGGCGTCTGGACCGAGGGCTCGGTCGAGGACGCCGAGAACTCCATGGCCGAGCTCGCGCTGCTCGCCGAGACCGCCGGCTCCCAGGTGCTCGACGCGCTCTACCAGCGCCGGCAGAAGCCGGACCCGGCCACCTTCATCGGTCGCGGCAAGGTCGAGGGGCTGCACGAGATCGTGCAGGCCACCGGCGCCGACACCGTCATCTGCGACGGCGAGCTCGCGCCCTCCCAGCTGAGGAACCTCGAGGACCGGGTCAAGGTCAAGGTCGTCGACCGGACCGCGCTGATCCTCGACATCTTCGCCCAGCACGCGAAGTCCCGCGAGGGCCAGGCCCAGGTGGAGCTGGCGCAGCTGAGCTACATGAAGCAGCGCCTGCGCGGCTGGGGTGGCAACCTGTCCCGGCAGGCCGGTGGCCGGGTCGGCTCGCAGGGCGGCGGCATCGGTGGCCGCGGTCCCGGTGAGACGAAGATCGAGACCGACCGGCGCCGGATCAACACCAAGATCGCCAAGCTGCGCAACGAGCTCAAGCACATGCGCACCACCCGCGACACCAAGCGCTCCGAGCGCAAGCGGCACCAGATCCCCTCGGTGGCGATCGCCGGCTACACCAACGCCGGCAAGTCCTCGCTGCTGAACCGGCTCACCGACGCGGGCGTGCTGGTCGAGGACTCGCTGTTCGCGACGCTGGACCCGACCACCCGGCGGACCACCACCTCCGACGGGCGGATCTACACCATGTCCGACACCGTCGGGTTCGTCCGGCACCTGCCGCACCAGCTGGTCGAGGCGTTCCGCTCGACGCTGGAGGAGGTCGCCGACTCGGACCTGATCCTGCACGTCGTGGACGGCTCCCACCCCGACCCGGAGGGCCAGCTGGCCGCCGTGCGCGAGGTGTTCGCCGAGATCGGCGCCGACCGGGTCCCCGAGCTCGTGGTGATCAACAAGGCCGACGCCGCCGACCCGATGGTGCTGGCCCGGCTGCGCCAGCGTGAGCCGCACTCGGTGGTCGTCTCCGCGCGGACCGGTGAGGGCATCGCCGCCGCGCTGGCCACCATCGAGTCCGAGCTGCCGCGTCCCGGGATGCCGTTCGAGGCGCTGGTGCCCTACGAGCGGGGTGACCTGCTCAACCGGATCCACACCGCCGGTGAGATCGAGCACCTCGAGCACACCGGCGAGGGCACGGTCGTCCGCGGCCGCGTCCACGAGGACCTCGCCGGCGAGCTCGCGCCCTACCTCACCGCGCCGGCCTGA
- a CDS encoding DUF2867 domain-containing protein — protein MAYVDEHVQNLSVPVEAAWSVVLATGGDPSRYVPRGLWRLRGVADRAVGGPGFRLTGPGRRPAPGDAIDFWEVESAEFPVLRLRALMRLPGTAHLELCVEPRAAGLSRLVARTVFEPAGALGHAFWWAELPAHKVVFALMTARLAAQINP, from the coding sequence ATGGCGTACGTCGACGAGCACGTCCAGAACCTGAGCGTGCCGGTCGAGGCCGCGTGGTCGGTCGTCCTCGCGACCGGCGGCGACCCGAGCCGCTACGTCCCCCGGGGCCTGTGGCGGCTGAGGGGTGTGGCCGACCGGGCCGTCGGCGGCCCGGGCTTCCGGCTGACCGGGCCCGGCCGGCGACCCGCGCCCGGCGACGCGATCGACTTCTGGGAGGTCGAGTCCGCGGAGTTCCCGGTGCTGCGGCTGCGGGCGCTGATGCGGCTGCCCGGCACCGCCCACCTGGAGCTGTGCGTGGAGCCGCGGGCCGCGGGCCTGAGCCGGCTGGTGGCGCGCACCGTCTTCGAGCCGGCCGGGGCGCTCGGCCATGCGTTCTGGTGGGCCGAGCTGCCGGCGCACAAGGTGGTCTTCGCGCTGATGACCGCCCGGCTCGCCGCCCAGATCAACCCCTGA
- a CDS encoding ATP-dependent DNA helicase: protein MPEDADSTSPSPPPPSAVREVLAGAVEALGGQERPGQIQMAEAVARAMVTGEHLLVQAGTGTGKSLGYLVPSLLHDRRVVVATATLALQHQLVERDIPALMKAATPLLDGRAPSYAVLKGRSNYACLHRVREGVPDDQGTLVDVPEGTMGADVLKLRAWAEEQVDQGGPGDRDSAPKHTDRLWRQVSVNHRECLGATRCPFGEECFAEVAKERAARSRVIVTNHSLLAIDAIEGVPMIPEYDVVVIDEAHELTARVTQAATDELSVPEIERAARRSQKHVSGSSGGGSEADDLADAAQALRTAFEDCGPGRFDTLPTELADALALVRDAARALISAFPKEAGADGESDAGRTQARGWVQEIFATAERMAAHHDSDVLWLSERDRGRGGDYLCVAPLQVWGQLRDKLLTDKTVIFTSATLMLGGDFNTVATSIGLKPSERVDHSIDEPALTEAAVGEREDDGRLPWRGIDVGSPFDYAKQGILYVARHLPPPGRDGLGTAQIDEIAALVDAADGRTLGLFSSRRGADAAAEALRERLPHLTILAQGEAQLPELARLFVEDPHACLFGTLSLWQGLDVPGDTCQLVLIDRIPFPRPDDPLMSARQKAADRAGGNGFMQVAATHAALLLAQGAGRLIRTTTDRGVVAVLDPRLVTARYGSFLRASLPPMWPTTERAVVVDALKRLSA from the coding sequence GTGCCTGAAGACGCCGACTCCACGAGCCCCTCGCCCCCGCCGCCGAGCGCGGTCCGCGAGGTGCTGGCCGGTGCGGTCGAGGCGCTCGGCGGCCAGGAGCGCCCCGGCCAGATCCAGATGGCCGAGGCGGTCGCCCGGGCCATGGTCACCGGCGAGCACCTGCTGGTCCAGGCCGGCACCGGCACCGGCAAGTCGCTGGGCTACCTCGTCCCGTCGCTGCTGCACGACCGCCGGGTCGTGGTCGCCACCGCCACCCTCGCGCTGCAGCACCAGCTCGTCGAGCGCGACATCCCGGCGCTGATGAAGGCGGCGACCCCGCTGCTCGACGGCCGCGCCCCGTCGTACGCCGTCCTCAAGGGCCGCTCCAACTACGCCTGCCTGCACCGGGTCCGCGAGGGCGTGCCGGACGACCAGGGCACGCTCGTCGACGTCCCGGAGGGGACGATGGGCGCCGACGTGCTCAAGCTGCGGGCCTGGGCCGAGGAGCAGGTCGACCAGGGCGGCCCCGGCGACCGCGACTCCGCGCCCAAGCACACCGACCGGCTGTGGCGCCAGGTCTCGGTCAACCACCGCGAGTGCCTGGGGGCGACCCGGTGCCCGTTCGGCGAGGAGTGCTTCGCCGAGGTCGCCAAGGAGCGCGCCGCCCGCTCGCGGGTCATCGTCACCAACCACTCGCTGCTCGCCATCGACGCGATCGAGGGCGTCCCGATGATCCCCGAGTACGACGTCGTGGTGATCGACGAGGCCCACGAGCTGACCGCCCGGGTCACCCAGGCGGCCACCGACGAGCTGAGCGTCCCGGAGATCGAGCGGGCCGCGCGGCGCAGCCAGAAGCACGTCTCGGGCTCGAGCGGCGGCGGCAGCGAGGCCGACGATCTGGCCGACGCGGCCCAGGCGCTGCGCACCGCGTTCGAGGACTGCGGGCCGGGGCGGTTCGACACGCTGCCCACCGAGCTCGCGGACGCGCTCGCGCTGGTCCGCGACGCCGCCCGGGCGCTGATCTCGGCGTTCCCCAAGGAGGCCGGCGCCGACGGCGAGTCCGACGCGGGCCGCACCCAGGCCCGCGGCTGGGTCCAGGAGATCTTCGCGACCGCCGAGCGGATGGCGGCCCACCACGACAGCGACGTGCTGTGGCTCTCCGAGCGCGACCGCGGCCGCGGCGGCGACTACCTCTGCGTGGCTCCGCTGCAGGTGTGGGGCCAGCTCCGGGACAAGCTGCTCACCGACAAGACGGTGATCTTCACCAGCGCCACGCTGATGCTCGGCGGCGACTTCAACACCGTCGCGACCAGCATCGGGCTCAAGCCCAGCGAGCGCGTCGACCACTCGATCGACGAGCCGGCCCTGACCGAGGCCGCGGTGGGCGAGCGGGAGGACGACGGGCGGCTGCCGTGGCGCGGGATCGACGTCGGGTCGCCGTTCGACTACGCCAAGCAGGGCATCCTCTACGTCGCCCGGCACCTGCCGCCGCCGGGGCGCGACGGCCTCGGGACGGCGCAGATCGACGAGATCGCCGCGCTGGTCGACGCCGCCGACGGCCGCACGCTGGGGCTGTTCTCCTCGCGGCGGGGCGCCGACGCCGCCGCCGAGGCGCTGCGCGAGCGGCTGCCGCACCTGACCATCCTCGCCCAGGGGGAGGCGCAGCTGCCCGAGCTGGCCCGGCTCTTCGTCGAGGACCCGCACGCCTGCCTGTTCGGGACGCTGTCGCTGTGGCAGGGCCTCGACGTGCCCGGGGACACCTGCCAGCTGGTGCTGATCGACCGGATCCCGTTCCCGCGTCCCGACGACCCGCTGATGTCGGCGCGGCAGAAGGCCGCGGACCGGGCCGGCGGCAACGGCTTCATGCAGGTCGCGGCGACCCACGCGGCGTTGCTGCTCGCGCAGGGCGCCGGCCGGCTGATCCGCACCACCACCGACCGTGGCGTGGTGGCGGTGCTGGACCCCCGCCTGGTGACGGCGCGCTACGGCAGCTTCCTGCGGGCCTCGCTGCCGCCGATGTGGCCGACCACCGAGCGCGCCGTGGTGGTGGACGCGCTCAAGCGGCTGTCCGCCTGA
- a CDS encoding helix-turn-helix transcriptional regulator, translating into MAEAVGGRGGPICGRKAEQELLRRAIRSSVKGAPAAVLVRGEAGIGKTRLVSSVVDRAGVGGFAVLWARCLRLGSGTAPYLPLVTAFQGWLDRCGPVEARGLLDAVPDLDALLPAARRSQQLPPGRVLQVVDRALGHLTTVRPVVLVVDDLQWADAGSLDVLAYVVSDLDRRALTVLATCRDVGLSDGHPLHGWLADLVRMPGVVDLPLARLDEDETAEQVAALLGDVPRRSLVAQVWASTGGNPSLTELLVRDLPPSAVRLPPELPAALRTTLMAGWHTLSPEARRLTQVLAVAGRPVAPEVLGGVAGRPVPPAVPEPFVEALHEATAAGVVEVERSGGIWFRHPLLAEVLDSTLLPEEVAGLHRVFVDVLRGGGGSDAGTYGDLARHYAGAGLHDDAFRHYLLAGDRAVEVRAYPEAWALRRRAWGLWPRTSPGCRVRAGPPAALLAESARIAWLGGDPASAVEALEAAWPLVVPERDPVTASRVLRLRWQIAGTGGGPRAGLLAQLREAMRISAAVPDSEEHVLALADLSDAELWSGDRAAATERAGEALAAARRCGHRSARSYALAAVVHTRADHLEAEQWASEAVRLAGGARGPEYVGRARLALAQVLDRQGRYVEAADVLVRGLAGGAGSDSVTALLATVAATELLVVGRLEEAAAILRELLASRPDGVVGPAARETAAVVSLRTCRPGSAGPDVDRRPEPGRDLDEHPGLHGPALHAELLLAAGSVEEALDALERTVPRLAAADAAHGDELMVWAARAAAALPPEERRRGIERVLATRERASGRGSGEPTPCRTAAAALFEAELGRCLGSPDAVERWARAVPLLDRAGLRYDAADARRSLAEALLAQRRRREAVVPLRDAHAAAREMGAGRLEGEVEAVAHAARLPLDAAEEPEAVRPARGSDLTPREHEVLGHLMSGRTYSEIAEALFISEKTVSVHVSNLLRKTGTTSRVEAAAWGRSNGREPGG; encoded by the coding sequence GTGGCTGAGGCCGTCGGGGGCCGGGGTGGCCCGATCTGCGGGCGCAAGGCCGAGCAGGAGCTGCTGCGGCGGGCGATCCGTTCCTCCGTGAAGGGCGCTCCCGCCGCCGTCCTGGTGCGCGGCGAGGCCGGCATCGGCAAGACCCGGTTGGTCAGCTCCGTCGTCGATCGCGCCGGGGTTGGCGGCTTCGCGGTGCTGTGGGCTCGGTGCCTGCGGCTCGGCTCCGGCACGGCGCCGTACCTTCCCCTCGTCACGGCCTTCCAGGGCTGGCTGGACCGCTGCGGGCCGGTGGAGGCGCGGGGGCTGCTGGACGCGGTGCCGGACCTCGACGCGCTGCTGCCGGCCGCGCGGCGGTCGCAGCAGCTGCCGCCGGGGCGGGTGCTGCAGGTGGTCGACCGGGCGCTGGGCCACCTCACGACCGTGCGACCGGTCGTGCTGGTGGTCGATGACCTGCAGTGGGCCGACGCCGGCTCGCTCGACGTGCTCGCCTACGTGGTCTCCGACCTGGACCGTCGAGCGCTCACCGTGCTGGCGACGTGCCGCGACGTGGGGCTCTCGGACGGGCATCCGCTGCACGGCTGGCTGGCCGACCTGGTCCGGATGCCGGGCGTGGTCGACCTGCCGCTGGCGCGCCTGGACGAGGACGAGACCGCCGAGCAGGTCGCGGCGCTGCTCGGGGACGTGCCCCGGCGCTCCCTGGTGGCGCAGGTCTGGGCGAGCACCGGAGGCAATCCTTCGCTGACCGAGCTGCTGGTGCGGGACCTGCCGCCGTCGGCGGTCCGGCTGCCGCCGGAGCTGCCGGCAGCGCTGCGCACCACGCTGATGGCCGGCTGGCACACGCTGAGCCCGGAGGCGCGGCGGCTGACCCAGGTGCTGGCGGTGGCCGGCCGGCCGGTCGCACCGGAGGTGCTGGGCGGGGTCGCGGGGAGGCCGGTGCCGCCTGCGGTCCCGGAGCCGTTCGTCGAGGCACTGCACGAGGCGACGGCCGCCGGGGTGGTCGAGGTGGAACGCTCGGGAGGGATCTGGTTCCGGCACCCGCTGCTGGCCGAGGTTCTCGACTCGACCTTGCTGCCGGAGGAGGTGGCCGGGTTGCACCGGGTGTTCGTGGATGTGCTGCGGGGCGGGGGCGGCAGCGACGCCGGCACCTACGGAGACCTCGCGCGGCACTACGCCGGCGCCGGCCTGCACGACGACGCGTTCAGGCACTACCTGCTGGCCGGGGACCGGGCGGTGGAGGTCCGGGCGTACCCGGAGGCGTGGGCGCTGCGCCGGCGGGCCTGGGGGCTGTGGCCGCGGACCTCACCGGGGTGCCGGGTCCGGGCCGGTCCACCGGCCGCCCTGCTGGCGGAGTCGGCGCGGATCGCGTGGCTCGGCGGCGACCCGGCCTCCGCCGTCGAGGCGCTGGAGGCGGCGTGGCCGCTGGTGGTCCCCGAGCGTGACCCGGTGACCGCGTCCCGGGTGCTGCGGCTGCGCTGGCAGATCGCCGGCACCGGCGGGGGCCCGCGCGCGGGTCTGCTCGCGCAGCTGCGCGAGGCGATGCGAATCAGTGCCGCCGTACCCGACTCCGAGGAGCACGTCCTGGCGCTGGCAGACCTCAGCGACGCGGAGCTGTGGAGCGGTGACCGGGCCGCCGCCACCGAGCGCGCGGGCGAGGCCCTGGCCGCGGCGCGACGCTGCGGACACCGCTCGGCCCGCTCGTACGCCCTGGCCGCGGTCGTCCACACCCGGGCCGACCACCTCGAGGCCGAGCAGTGGGCGAGCGAGGCGGTCCGGCTCGCCGGGGGGGCCCGCGGACCGGAGTACGTCGGCCGCGCCCGGCTCGCGCTCGCGCAGGTGCTGGACCGGCAGGGCCGGTACGTCGAGGCGGCGGACGTGCTGGTCCGGGGGCTCGCCGGGGGTGCGGGCTCCGACAGCGTCACCGCGCTCCTCGCCACGGTGGCGGCGACCGAGCTGCTGGTGGTGGGGCGGCTGGAGGAGGCGGCGGCGATCCTGCGCGAGCTGCTCGCGTCGCGGCCCGACGGCGTCGTCGGCCCCGCGGCGCGGGAGACCGCCGCGGTGGTCTCGCTGCGCACCTGTCGCCCGGGCAGCGCCGGGCCGGACGTGGACCGGCGACCCGAGCCGGGGCGCGACCTCGACGAGCACCCCGGGCTGCACGGGCCCGCGCTGCACGCAGAGCTGCTGCTGGCCGCCGGCTCGGTCGAGGAGGCGCTCGACGCCCTGGAGCGCACCGTGCCGCGGCTCGCCGCCGCGGATGCCGCCCACGGCGACGAGCTGATGGTGTGGGCGGCCCGCGCGGCGGCGGCGCTGCCCCCGGAGGAGCGCCGCCGTGGCATCGAGCGGGTGCTGGCGACCCGGGAGAGGGCCTCGGGCCGCGGGTCCGGCGAGCCGACGCCGTGTCGGACGGCCGCTGCGGCGCTCTTCGAGGCGGAGCTGGGCCGCTGCCTCGGTTCCCCGGACGCCGTCGAGCGCTGGGCGCGTGCCGTGCCCCTGCTGGACCGGGCCGGGCTGCGCTACGACGCCGCCGACGCCCGGCGCAGCCTCGCCGAGGCCCTGCTGGCGCAGCGACGCCGGCGCGAGGCCGTCGTACCGCTGCGCGACGCGCATGCCGCGGCCCGGGAGATGGGGGCCGGCCGGCTCGAGGGCGAGGTGGAGGCGGTCGCCCATGCCGCCCGGCTGCCGCTCGACGCCGCCGAGGAGCCGGAGGCGGTCCGACCGGCGCGCGGCAGCGACCTCACCCCGCGCGAGCACGAGGTGCTCGGCCACCTGATGTCCGGCCGGACCTACTCGGAGATCGCCGAGGCGCTGTTCATCAGCGAGAAGACGGTGAGCGTCCACGTGTCGAACCTGCTGCGCAAAACCGGGACCACGAGCCGGGTGGAGGCCGCGGCGTGGGGTCGCAGCAACGGCCGGGAACCGGGCGGCTGA
- a CDS encoding metallophosphoesterase, which translates to MLRLASSLASGIAFALMLTLGGCATGAPEAGGPSPDRSATVAGTESSAASAAAGSAADGSFTFGAGGDLGANDLTSAGLAKLDASDARFFLALGDLDYDQTASDSAWCDYVTAHLPTKGAGFPFELVSGNHEADGGPDGRVANMAACLGDKLGSAGTYAAQYTFRYPATDPLAAVIMISPRLKVGGHTYDYRSGTADRAWLVRKIDRARAAGIPWVIVGMHYPCFSTGRAHGCDAGAPVMNLLVRKRVDLLLVGHNHLYERSKQIRLRTGCTSLRAGHFDRDCVVDNGADNAYRAGRGLVQVTSGRVGGRYQGIDPNDPDRRWFVKAGDRTTGWTKVAVTPRRLTATYVNTSGGMQDTFTID; encoded by the coding sequence ATGCTGCGTCTAGCCTCCTCCCTGGCCTCGGGGATCGCGTTCGCTCTGATGCTGACGCTGGGTGGCTGCGCGACGGGCGCGCCGGAGGCCGGCGGTCCCTCACCGGACCGCTCCGCGACGGTGGCGGGCACGGAGTCCTCCGCCGCGTCGGCGGCCGCCGGGTCCGCCGCGGACGGCTCCTTCACCTTCGGCGCCGGCGGCGACCTCGGGGCCAACGACCTGACCTCGGCCGGCCTGGCGAAGCTCGACGCCTCCGACGCCCGGTTCTTCCTGGCGCTCGGCGACCTCGACTACGACCAGACCGCCAGCGATTCCGCCTGGTGCGACTACGTCACCGCTCACCTGCCCACCAAGGGCGCGGGCTTCCCGTTCGAGCTGGTCTCGGGCAATCACGAGGCCGACGGCGGCCCCGACGGCCGGGTCGCGAACATGGCCGCCTGCCTGGGGGACAAGCTGGGCTCGGCCGGGACCTACGCCGCGCAGTACACCTTCCGCTACCCGGCCACCGACCCGCTCGCCGCGGTGATCATGATCTCGCCCCGGCTCAAGGTCGGCGGCCACACCTACGACTACCGCAGCGGCACCGCCGACCGCGCCTGGCTGGTCCGCAAGATCGACCGGGCCCGCGCGGCCGGCATCCCGTGGGTGATCGTCGGGATGCACTACCCGTGCTTCTCCACCGGCCGTGCGCACGGCTGCGACGCCGGTGCCCCGGTGATGAACCTGCTGGTCCGCAAGCGGGTCGACCTGCTGCTCGTCGGGCACAACCACCTCTACGAGCGCAGCAAGCAGATCCGGCTGCGCACCGGCTGCACCAGCCTGCGCGCCGGGCACTTCGACCGCGACTGCGTCGTCGACAACGGGGCCGACAACGCCTACCGGGCCGGGCGCGGTCTGGTGCAGGTGACCTCCGGCCGGGTCGGCGGCCGCTACCAGGGGATCGACCCGAACGACCCGGACCGTCGCTGGTTCGTCAAGGCAGGGGACCGGACGACCGGCTGGACGAAGGTGGCGGTCACGCCGCGCCGGCTCACCGCGACCTACGTCAACACCAGCGGCGGGATGCAGGACACCTTCACCATCGACTAG